In a genomic window of Mycteria americana isolate JAX WOST 10 ecotype Jacksonville Zoo and Gardens unplaced genomic scaffold, USCA_MyAme_1.0 Scaffold_46, whole genome shotgun sequence:
- the LOC142403874 gene encoding olfactory receptor 14A16-like, whose amino-acid sequence MSNSSSITQFLLLAFADTRELQLLHFWLFLGIYLAALLGNGLIITTVACDHHLHTPMYFFLLNLSVLDLGSISTTVPKSMANSLWDTRAISYAGCAAQIFLFVFLISAEYCLLTIMAYDRYVAICKPLHYRTLLGSRACVHMAAAAWGSGFLTAVLHTANTVTISLCKVNALDQFFCEIPQILKLSCSHSYLSEVGLLVVSLLVVFGCFIFIVLSYVQIFRAMLRIPSEQGRHKAFSTCLPHLAVVSLFISTGTFAYLKPPSISSPSLDLVMAVLYSVVPPAVNPLIYSMRNQELKDAAWKLITACFFLK is encoded by the coding sequence atgtccaacagcagctccatcacccagttcctcctcctggcatttgcagacacgcgggagctgcagctcttgcacttctggctcttcctgggcatctacctggctgccctcctgggcaacggcctcatcatcaccaccgtagcctgcgaccaccacctccacacccccatgtacttcttcctcctcaacctctctgttcttgacctgggctccatctccaccactgtccccaaatccatggccaattccctgtgggacaccagggccatctcctatgcaggatgtgctgcccaaatctttctgtttgtatttttgatatcagcagagtattgtcttctcaccatcatggcctatgaccgctacgttgccatctgcaaacccctgcactacaggaccctcctgggcagcagagcttgtgtccacatggcagcagctgcctggggcagtgggtttctcactgctgtgctgcacacggccaatacagtGACAATCTCCCTCTGCAAGgtcaatgccctggaccagttcttctgtgaaatcccccagatcctcaagctctcctgctcacactcctacctcagtgaggttgggcttcttgtggttagtcTCTTAGTAGTctttggctgttttattttcattgtgctgtcctatgtgcagatcttcagggccatgctgaggatcccctctgagcagggacggcacaaagccttttccacgtgcctccctcacctggctgtggtctccctgtttatcagcactggcacatttgcctacctgaagcccccctccatctcctctccatccctggacctggtgatggcagttctgtactcggtggtgcctccagcagtgaaccccctcatctacagcatgaggaaccaggagctcaaggatgcagcGTGGAAACTGAtaactgcttgtttttttctaaagtaa
- the LOC142403928 gene encoding olfactory receptor 14I1-like, with protein sequence MSNSSSITQFLLLAFADTQELQLLHFWLFLGIYLAALLGNGLIITAVACDHRLHTPMYFFLLNLSLLDLGSISTTVPKYMANSLWDTRAISYLGCATQVFFFLLFLSAEYCLLTIMAYDRHVAICNPLLYGTLLGSRACLKMAAAAWGSGFLNAVLHTANTFALPLCHGNGLVQFFCEIPQILKLSCSHAYLREVGLLVVSACLALGCFVFIVLSYVQIFRAVLRIPSEQGRHKAFSTCLPHLAVVSLFLSTGVTAMFACLKPPSISSPSLDLVVAVLYSVVPPAVNPLIYSMRNQELKESIRKVISSMFFNIDKLPLTLHK encoded by the exons atgtccaacagcagctccatcacccagttcctcctcctggcatttgcagacacgcaggagctgcagctcttgcacttctggctcttcctgggcatctacctggctgctctcctgggcaatggcctcatcatcaccgccgtagcctgcgaccaccgcctccacacccctatgtacttcttcctcctcaacctctccctccttgacctgggctccatctccaccacggTGCCCAAAtacatggccaattccctgtgggacaccagggccatctcctacttggggtgtgctactcaggtttttttctttctccttttcttgtcagcagagtattgtcttctcaccatcatggcctatgaccgccaCGTTGCCATCTGCAACCCCCTGctctacgggaccctcctgggcagcagagcttgtctgaaaatggcagcagctgcctggggcagtgggtttctcaatgctgtgttgcacacggccaatacatttgcactgcccctctgccatggcaatggGCTGgtccagttcttctgtgaaatcccccagatcctcaagctctcctgctcacacgcgtacctcagggaagttgggcttcttgtggttagtgcctgtttagcattggggtgttttgttttcatcgtgctgtcctatgtgcagatcttcagggccgtgctgaggatcccctctgagcagggacggcacaaagccttttccacgtgcctccctcacctggccgtggtctccttgTTTCTGAGCACTGGCGT cactgccatgtttgcctgcctgaagcccccctccatctcctccccatccctggatctggtggtggctgttctgtactcggtggtgcctccagcagtgaaccccctcatctacagcatgaggaaccaggagctcaaggagtCCATTAGGAAAGTGATTTCATCGATGTTTTTCAATATTGATAAACTTCCCCTCACTCTCCACAAATAA